From a region of the Daphnia pulicaria isolate SC F1-1A chromosome 1, SC_F0-13Bv2, whole genome shotgun sequence genome:
- the LOC124343444 gene encoding uncharacterized protein LOC124343444 isoform X2, producing MRQAFHPGPIRRSVGLPGCYRPLDVYGPRFDGSANHEICNARTGYCAPTSLSNEMRSSNLFYRLHVSGLHFDTTEEGLRHIFSNYGNPMSVSMIRSRNQQLTAFVEFESQYEADNAIMGLHLKPPLNWEVNYTRSNDEVPNHCRRFPSPTMTSGRQPLMYSDMGLHSSNSRQSPRFIEMRGTDSSMVIRPIRNNSMTPEFLTCSVCSIEALLVCTICKTRYCSPRCQRSDWPSHQSICKPIPDLVTELPDAFYMNGIGSTTLRNYPNMQNGRTSVAIQQSHDTSSEEFVSQHQNNDTIEDSCPYTYLIKGTRSPNQKEGSNQLLSVTVHRNLENGS from the exons ATGAGGCAAGCATTCCATCCAGGGCCAATAAGAAGATCTGTAGGCCTGCCTGGATGTTACAGGCCATTGGATGTCTATGGCCCTAGATTTGATGGATCAGCTAATCATGAAATATGCAATGCTAGAACGGGATACTGTGCACCCACAAGTCTTTCCAATGAAATGAG ATCGTCTAATCTGTTTTACAGACTTCATGTTAGTGGTCTCCATTTTGATACAACAGAG GAGGGTTTAAGACATATCTTTAGCAACTATGGAAATCCCATGTCTGTGTCAATGATCAGGAGTAGGAATCAACAACTCACTGCCTTTGTGGAATTTGAATCCCAATA TGAGGCGGATAATGCTATTATGGGACTGCATTTAAAACCTCCTCTGAATTGGGAGGTGAATTACACTCGCTCAAATGATGAAGTTCCGAATCACTGTCGACGTTTCCCATCTCCTACAATGACATCGGGAAGACAGCCCCTTATGTATTCGGACATGGGGTTGCACTCCTCAAACTCCAGGCAATCTCCTCGTTTTATCGAAATGAGAGGAACTGATTCTTCTATGG TTATCCGCCCTATTAGGAATAACTCAATGACTCCAGAATTCCTGACCTGTTCTGTATGCAGTATAGAAGCGTTGCTCGTGTGCACGATTTGCAAGACCCGATACTGCTCACCAAGATGCCAGAGAAGTGATTGGCCTTCTCATCAATCAATTTGCAAACCAATACC GGACCTAGTTACGGAACTGCCAGATGCGTTTTATATGAATGGGATTGGCTCTACAACTCTCCGAAATTATCCGAACATGCAAAACGGAAGAACGTCAGTTGCCATTCAGCAGtctcatgacacatcctccgAAGAATTCGTAAGTCAGCATCAAAATAACGATACAATTGAAGATTCCTGCCCCTATACGTACTTAATTAAGGGTACACGCTCTCCAAACCAAAAGGAAGGATCAAATCAATTGTTGTCCGTGACGGTACATCGCAATCTTGAAAATGGGTCTTAA
- the LOC124325430 gene encoding collagen alpha-1(I) chain-like, giving the protein MPKAVIPNHSEVEKFLRSSETHFTYPICIDHFREFKKDLGQTGPLIKFSVSVSDWDPLSSNCKLEKTIEYHQSVAESFRRLTLEMGDVQKFRQSLSQNLAAPKPSGKRHLESVSSSTTSDEVFILSPKRRKGERLSASFCYSDCFWLSNYGELLEPVSSELSAKNNGAGGSNLEIGESEFEEDEDLTDVDGLGNAEYDELDSDDLSSPNRGDVAVFTRPAPGAGEVDFNGPCSDYRPGEDDLQAFDFIRQFRLDVLETKYPGVTKVRGSSRLQTAYRLETEADLVVPTRNIFPQGLPQQFSFICTFRTRKPPKTAWNIIRISDLRQRPQFQVTLNPRKNTIEFGINDFSGKLQTLVFRKAQVFDKEWHKVHFGVHRERVVLYVDCEFSEELPLDVRGPIDVNGEIAISKVAGTKRTVPIELQWMVMSCDPARPERETCEELPPPPPPREQVQPVCEQTCPPGVPGRNGTDGPPGPRGLSGERGIQGLPGPQGIRGEPGTKGDMGMRGVPGEIGKEGTPGNPGIAEPRGESGIPGSRGDTGPPGQVGPKGDRGDSGPTGQMGSTGPRGPPGPPGDITKVTGPQGMQGAPGERGFVGPPGPEGAQGQRGFTGEMGPPGTAGKDGTSGERGPKGDRGDRGTAGVRGAPGTPGPPGPASSGTGGQTVPGPPGPAGNPGEPGMPGPPGERGNRGERGDLGERGIAGEKGDRGPAGLPGNDGTRGETGPAGKPGLPGSKGDPGVPGALGLQGPPGSAGAPGPMGLTGPTGEIGRRGEPGNAGPAGPAGPPGTPGEVGPQGLPGGPGSRGETGPRGERGEIGPSGPTGSPGLTGMKGHEGKQGTDGEPGQRGEKGESGPRGPDGPRGVDGKHGVQGLIGRPGPKGDRGENGLPGVEGIRGPPGPNGIPGPIGPPGVAGLPGFVGKPGPPGLLSTWRTPPGPPGDAGVIPANLMRNDGAGATGATGQPGLPGTPGLPGERGADGDRGPEGATGLPGTPGAEGPTGRQGPVGPRGFAGLPGLTGPAGKTYSESDLRDICASVLRDQLTELTARLVGPPGLPGRGRPGRPGQPGLQGDTDHMEELVSGLQGPPGILGRGRPGRPGPPGRIGHTGETGKVGQPGDRGLTGLPGIPGPPGPEGPKGDVGSKGERGPGGIGMEGPMRPAGIQGPPGPPGVGVAGRAGERGDSGKPGPRGMVGVAGPPGAPGFCAGCAPQQYRPAGNDKGPGK; this is encoded by the exons ATGCCGAAAGCTGTAATACCCAATCACTCCGAAGTGGAAAAGTTTCTTCGTTCCTCGGAAACCCATTTCACCTACCCTATATGCATAGATCATTTCCGCGAATTTAAAAAGGATCTTGGCCAAACTGGTCCCTTGATAAAGTTCAGTGTTTCAGTGTCAGATTGGGACCCTCTTTCCAGTAATTGTAAACTTGAAAAAACCATAGAATACCATCAGAGTGTTGCGGAATCGTTTCGAAGATTGACATTGGAAATGGGAGATGTGCAGAAGTTCCGTCAGAGTCTCAGCCAGAACCTTGCGGCACCCAAACCTTCGGGGAAAAGGCATTTGGAATCCGTTTCCTCGTCGACGACGTCGGATGAGGTCTTCATTCTCTCTCCTAAACGCA GAAAAGGAGAAAGGTTGTCAGCCAGCTTCTGTTATTCGGATTGCTTCTGGCTCTCCAACTATGGGGAACTGCTGGAGCCCGTCAGCAGCGAATTAAGCGCCAAG AACAATGGTGCTGGTGGTTCTAATCTAGAGATTGGTGAAAGTGAATTTGAAGAGGATGAAGACTTGACTGACGTCGATGGACTTGGCAATGCTGAATACGACGAACTCGACTCTGACG ACTTATCATCGCCCAATCGAGGTGACGTGGCCGTTTTCACCCGTCCAG CTCCGGGAGCCGGAGAAGTGGATTTTAATGGACCTTGCTCCGACTACCGACCAGGAGAGGATGATTTACAAGCTTTCGATTTCATCCGTCAGTTCCGGTTAGATGTCCTCGAGACCAAATACCCTGGTGTAACCAAAGTACGAGGTTCCAGCCGCTTGCAAACCGCCTATCGTCTGGAGACGGAAGCCGATTTGGTGGTTCCCACTAG GAACATTTTCCCTCAAGGCCTTCCGCAACAGTTTTCCTTCATTTGCACTTTCCGGACAAGGAAGCCACCCAAGACGGCCTGGAACATAATTCGAATTAGCGATTTGCGACAACGCCCACAGTTCCAGGTGACCCTGAACCCGCGCAAGAACACCATCGAGTTCGGCATCAACGATTTCAGTGGAAAGCTGCAGACGCTCGTTTTCCGCAAAGCTCAA GTCTTTGATAAAGAATGGCACAAAGTTCACTTTGGAGTCCATCGCGAACGTGTTGTACTCTATGTCGATTGCGAGTTCAGCGAAGAGTTGCCGCTCGATGTCCGAGGACCGATCGATGTCAACGGCGAGATCGCCATTTCCAAAGTGGCTGGAACTAAGCGCACCGTTCCG ATTGAACTTCAATGGATGGTGATGAGTTGCGATCCCGCTcgcccagagcgtgaaacttGCGAGGAATTGCCG CCACCACCTCCACCCAGGGAGCAAGTTCAACCGGTTTGCGAGCAAACCTGTCCACCAGGTGTGCCAGGACGGAATGGAACTGAT GGCCCACCGGGACCACGCGGCTTATCAGGAGAGCGAGGAATACAAGGGCTACCGGGACCCCAGGGTATTCGTGGAGAACCTGGAACCAAAGGAGACATG GGAATGCGAGGTGTTCCAGGAGAAATCGGAAAGGAAGGTACGCCTGGTAATCCTGGTATCGCTGAACCGAGAGGAGAGTCTGGAATTCCCGGCTCTCGAGGAGACACC GGACCGCCCGGTCAAGTTGGACCTAAAGGCGATAGAGGAGATTCAGGTCCGACTGGGCAAATGGGATCAACTGGTCCGCGTGGACCTCCCGGGCCTCCTGGAGATATTACTAAAGTAACTGGACCTCAAGGAATGCAAGGAGCGCCGGGAGAAAGAGGTTTTGTTGGACCTCCAGGACCGGAAGGTGCTCAAGGGCAGCGTGGATTCACTGGCGAAATGGGTCCGCCAGGAACAGCAGGCAAGGACGGTACATCGGGTGAACGAGGACCTAAAGGCGATCGTGGTGACAGAGGAACTGCTGGTGTAAGAGGAGCTCCTGGTACTCCTGGACCCCCTGGCCCAGCTTCTTCTGGAACGGGTGGACAAACTGTACCCGGGCCCCCGGGACCTGCTGGTAACCCTGGAGAACCTGGTATGCCGGGACCGCCGGGCGAGAGGGGTAATCGAGGTGAACGTGGAGACTTGGGAGAACGCGGAATCGCTGGAGAAAAGGGCGACCGTGGACCGGCAGGATTACCTGGTAATGACGGTACTCGTGGAGAGACTGGACCTGCAGGAAAACCAGGTTTGCCCGGCAGCAAGGGTGATCCAGGTGTGCCTGGTGCTCTCGGATTGCAAGGACCTCCAGGTTCAGCAGGAGCTCCG GGACCTATGGGATTGACTGGACCGACCGGAGAAATCGGCAGACGAGGCGAACCAGGCAATGCTGGTCCTGCTGGTCCTGCAGGACCTCCTGGTACTCCGGGTGAAGTTGGACCTCAAGGATTGCCAGGAGGTCCTGGCAGCCGTGGTGAGACTGGCCCGCGaggagaaagaggcgaaattGGTCCATCTGGACCGACCGGAAGCCCTGGCTTAACTGGAATGAAGGGTCACGAAGGAAAGCAGGGAACCGACGGAGAGCCA ggccaaagaggagagaaaggcGAAAGTGGACCACGAGGACCTGATGGGCCTCGC GGTGTTGATGGCAAACATGGTGTTCAAGGTTTGATCGGTCGTCCTGGACCTAAAGGAGATCGAGGAGAAAACGGTCTACCCGGAGTGGAAGGAATTCGCGGACCTCCAGGCCCGAACGGAATTCCTGGCCCGATCGGACCTCCTGGAGTCGCTGGCTTACCTGGTTTCGTTGGCAAACCTGGCCCACCAGGTTTGTt GTCCACCTGGAGGACCCCTCCAGGTCCCCCTGGCGATGCCGGTGTCATTCCTGCCAATTTGATGAGAAACGACGGTGCTGGTGCTACCGGAGCTACTGGTCAACCTGGTCTTCCAGGAACACCTGGATTG CCCGGAGAAAGAGGAGCGGACGGTGATCGTGGACCGGAAGGCGCCACTGGATTGCCCGGAACACCTGGAGCTGAAGGGCCCACTGGCAGACAAGGACCCGTAGGACCCCGCGGATTCGCTGGATTGCCTGGTCTCACCGGACCAGCA GGAAAAACTTACTCCGAGTCTGATTTGAGAGACATTTGCGCTTCTGTTCTACGTG ATCAACTGACTGAGTTGACAGCCAGATTAGTTGGTCCTCCTGGCTTACCCGGTCGCGGCAGACCGGGACGCCCTGGACAACCTGGTTTACAAGGAGATACAG ATCACATGGAAGAATTAGTAAGTGGACTTCAAGGTCCACCCGGTATTCTCGGTCGTGGAAGACCTGGACGGCCTGGCCCGCCTGGAAGAATCGGCCATACAG GCGAGACAGGAAAGGTCGGTCAACCTGGAGATCGTGGCTTGACTGGCTTGCCAGGCATTCCAGGACCACCAGGACCTGAGGGACCTAAGGGAGACGTTGGATCTAAGGGCGAACGTGGACCAGGTGGTATCGGTATGGAAGGACCGATGAGACCAGCTGGTATTCAAGGACCACCTGGACCTCCAGGAGTTGGTGTTGCTGGTCGAGCTGGCGAGCGTGGTGACTCTGGAAAACCAG gACCAAGAGGAATGGTTGGTGTTGCTGGTCCACCTGGAGCTCCTGGATTCTGTGCCGGATGTGCTCCTCAACAATACCGACCTGCCGGTAACGACAAGGGTCCCGGGAAATAA
- the LOC124343444 gene encoding uncharacterized protein LOC124343444 isoform X1, which translates to MRQAFHPGPIRRSVGLPGCYRPLDVYGPRFDGSANHEICNARTGYCAPTSLSNEMRSSNLFYRLHVSGLHFDTTEEGLRHIFSNYGNPMSVSMIRSRNQQLTAFVEFESQYEADNAIMGLHLKPPLNWEVNYTRSNDEVPNHCRRFPSPTMTSGRQPLMYSDMGLHSSNSRQSPRFIEMRGTDSSMAVIRPIRNNSMTPEFLTCSVCSIEALLVCTICKTRYCSPRCQRSDWPSHQSICKPIPDLVTELPDAFYMNGIGSTTLRNYPNMQNGRTSVAIQQSHDTSSEEFVSQHQNNDTIEDSCPYTYLIKGTRSPNQKEGSNQLLSVTVHRNLENGS; encoded by the exons ATGAGGCAAGCATTCCATCCAGGGCCAATAAGAAGATCTGTAGGCCTGCCTGGATGTTACAGGCCATTGGATGTCTATGGCCCTAGATTTGATGGATCAGCTAATCATGAAATATGCAATGCTAGAACGGGATACTGTGCACCCACAAGTCTTTCCAATGAAATGAG ATCGTCTAATCTGTTTTACAGACTTCATGTTAGTGGTCTCCATTTTGATACAACAGAG GAGGGTTTAAGACATATCTTTAGCAACTATGGAAATCCCATGTCTGTGTCAATGATCAGGAGTAGGAATCAACAACTCACTGCCTTTGTGGAATTTGAATCCCAATA TGAGGCGGATAATGCTATTATGGGACTGCATTTAAAACCTCCTCTGAATTGGGAGGTGAATTACACTCGCTCAAATGATGAAGTTCCGAATCACTGTCGACGTTTCCCATCTCCTACAATGACATCGGGAAGACAGCCCCTTATGTATTCGGACATGGGGTTGCACTCCTCAAACTCCAGGCAATCTCCTCGTTTTATCGAAATGAGAGGAACTGATTCTTCTATGG CAGTTATCCGCCCTATTAGGAATAACTCAATGACTCCAGAATTCCTGACCTGTTCTGTATGCAGTATAGAAGCGTTGCTCGTGTGCACGATTTGCAAGACCCGATACTGCTCACCAAGATGCCAGAGAAGTGATTGGCCTTCTCATCAATCAATTTGCAAACCAATACC GGACCTAGTTACGGAACTGCCAGATGCGTTTTATATGAATGGGATTGGCTCTACAACTCTCCGAAATTATCCGAACATGCAAAACGGAAGAACGTCAGTTGCCATTCAGCAGtctcatgacacatcctccgAAGAATTCGTAAGTCAGCATCAAAATAACGATACAATTGAAGATTCCTGCCCCTATACGTACTTAATTAAGGGTACACGCTCTCCAAACCAAAAGGAAGGATCAAATCAATTGTTGTCCGTGACGGTACATCGCAATCTTGAAAATGGGTCTTAA
- the LOC124343444 gene encoding uncharacterized protein LOC124343444 isoform X4, producing the protein MRQAFHPGPIRRSVGLPGCYRPLDVYGPRFDGSANHEICNARTGYCAPTSLSNEMRSSNLFYRLHVSGLHFDTTEEGLRHIFSNYGNPMSVSMIRSRNQQLTAFVEFESQYEADNAIMGLHLKPPLNWEVNYTRSNDEVPNHCRRFPSPTMTSGRQPLMYSDMGLHSSNSRQSPRFIEMRGTDSSMAVIRPIRNNSMTPEFLTCSVCSIEALLVCTICKTRYCSPRCQRSDWPSHQSICKPIPDLVTELPDAFYMNGIGSTTLRNYPNMQNGRTSVAIQQSHDTSSEEFEGSNQLLSVTVHRNLENGS; encoded by the exons ATGAGGCAAGCATTCCATCCAGGGCCAATAAGAAGATCTGTAGGCCTGCCTGGATGTTACAGGCCATTGGATGTCTATGGCCCTAGATTTGATGGATCAGCTAATCATGAAATATGCAATGCTAGAACGGGATACTGTGCACCCACAAGTCTTTCCAATGAAATGAG ATCGTCTAATCTGTTTTACAGACTTCATGTTAGTGGTCTCCATTTTGATACAACAGAG GAGGGTTTAAGACATATCTTTAGCAACTATGGAAATCCCATGTCTGTGTCAATGATCAGGAGTAGGAATCAACAACTCACTGCCTTTGTGGAATTTGAATCCCAATA TGAGGCGGATAATGCTATTATGGGACTGCATTTAAAACCTCCTCTGAATTGGGAGGTGAATTACACTCGCTCAAATGATGAAGTTCCGAATCACTGTCGACGTTTCCCATCTCCTACAATGACATCGGGAAGACAGCCCCTTATGTATTCGGACATGGGGTTGCACTCCTCAAACTCCAGGCAATCTCCTCGTTTTATCGAAATGAGAGGAACTGATTCTTCTATGG CAGTTATCCGCCCTATTAGGAATAACTCAATGACTCCAGAATTCCTGACCTGTTCTGTATGCAGTATAGAAGCGTTGCTCGTGTGCACGATTTGCAAGACCCGATACTGCTCACCAAGATGCCAGAGAAGTGATTGGCCTTCTCATCAATCAATTTGCAAACCAATACC GGACCTAGTTACGGAACTGCCAGATGCGTTTTATATGAATGGGATTGGCTCTACAACTCTCCGAAATTATCCGAACATGCAAAACGGAAGAACGTCAGTTGCCATTCAGCAGtctcatgacacatcctccgAAGAATTC GAAGGATCAAATCAATTGTTGTCCGTGACGGTACATCGCAATCTTGAAAATGGGTCTTAA
- the LOC124325589 gene encoding protein kinase C-binding protein 1-like, producing the protein MHKYQIAVKSSMDSYVRSATSEVEQVKVETQATKRKWEDTGGTDAVHSPHSSPIQEKRNKKSITSTPSTASTPSTKVGSLFMELQSKTFTRHDTFCWVCHMDGQVLECRQCPRVFHQRCVQLQSPIPTDWTCTECCSVRNAEKHNHLEVDQLTEMLNFAMERIKSVADAQPFFKPVDTEEFPHYTEYIVSPVDISQLEEKIVQRSYTSTRAFLADFRWILHNCIIFNSSHSKLTSTARTLMKVCKHEMAEIDTCADCYVHAHTKRETWFLEPCQRPHLLLWAKLKGFPHWPAKAMKANKEGNVDVRFFGAHDRAWVPAKDCFLYSHEMPMQLKNQRKANLIASVEEVDQHIKKLVERYGSFAYPSPRTAYNPNKEDEQLQQLIPG; encoded by the exons ATGCATAAATACCAAATTGCTGTCAAAAGCTCTATGGACTCGTATGTTCGAAGTGCAACTAGCGAAGTTGAACAGGTTAAAGTGGAAACACAAGCCACAAAGCGCAAATGGGAGGATACAGGAGGGACAGATGCCGTGCATTCTCCTCATAGTTCTCCAattcaagagaaaagaaacaaaaa ATCAATAACAAGCACTCCATCAACAGCAAGTACCCCATCGACCAAAGTTGGTAGCCTTTTCATGGAATTGCAAAGCAAGACATTTACGCGCCATGACACTTTTTGCTGGGTGTGTCATATGGATGGCCAG GTATTGGAATGTAGACAGTGCCCGCGTGTGTTTCATCAACGATGCGTTCAACTTCAGTCCCCAATTCCGACTGATTGGACATGTACGGAATGTTGCTCTGTTCGCAATGCCGAAAAACATAACCATCTCGAAGTGGACCAGTTAACTGAAATGCTCAACTTCGCTATGGAGCGAATCAAGTCGGTGGCTGACGCGCAACCTTTCTTTAAACCTGTTGACACGGAAGAATTCCCGCACTACACCGAGTATATTGTTAGTCCGGTGGATATCAGCCAGCTGGAGGAAAAGATTGTTCAAAGATCTTACACTTCCACTAGAGCTTTCCTGGCTGATTTCCGCTGGATCTTGCACAATTGCATAATCTTTAATTCGTCTCACTCAAAATTGACTAGCACGGCAAGAACGTTGATGAAG GTGTGTAAACATGAAATGGCTGAGATTGATACTTGTGCCGATTGCTATGTGCATGCTCACACCAAACGAGAAACCTGGTTCCTGGAACCGTGTCAAAGGCCTCATTTACTGCTCTGGGCCAAACTCAAA GGGTTTCCTCATTGGCCGGCTAAAGCGATGAAAGCAAATAAAGAAGGCAATGTGGACGTGCGCTTTTTCGGTGCACACGATCGAGCTTGGGTGCCCGCCaaagattgttttttgtacag cCACGAAATGCCTATGCAGTTAAAAAATCAGCGCAAAGCAAATTTGATTGCTTCAGTTGAAGAAGTTGACCAACACATCAAAAAGCTTGTTGAGCGCTACGGTTCTTTCGCTTACCCCTCGCCACGTACGGCTTACAACCCAAATAAGGAGGACGAGCAATTACAACAACTTATTCCTGGGTAA
- the LOC124343444 gene encoding uncharacterized protein LOC124343444 isoform X3, with protein MRQAFHPGPIRRSVGLPGCYRPLDVYGPRFDGSANHEICNARTGYCAPTSLSNEMRSSNLFYRLHVSGLHFDTTEEGLRHIFSNYGNPMSVSMIRSRNQQLTAFVEFESQYEADNAIMGLHLKPPLNWEVNYTRSNDEVPNHCRRFPSPTMTSGRQPLMYSDMGLHSSNSRQSPRFIEMRGTDSSMAVIRPIRNNSMTPEFLTCSVCSIEALLVCTICKTRYCSPRCQRSDWPSHQSICKPIPDLVTELPDAFYMNGIGSTTLRNYPNMQNGRTSVAIQQSHDTSSEEFGTRSPNQKEGSNQLLSVTVHRNLENGS; from the exons ATGAGGCAAGCATTCCATCCAGGGCCAATAAGAAGATCTGTAGGCCTGCCTGGATGTTACAGGCCATTGGATGTCTATGGCCCTAGATTTGATGGATCAGCTAATCATGAAATATGCAATGCTAGAACGGGATACTGTGCACCCACAAGTCTTTCCAATGAAATGAG ATCGTCTAATCTGTTTTACAGACTTCATGTTAGTGGTCTCCATTTTGATACAACAGAG GAGGGTTTAAGACATATCTTTAGCAACTATGGAAATCCCATGTCTGTGTCAATGATCAGGAGTAGGAATCAACAACTCACTGCCTTTGTGGAATTTGAATCCCAATA TGAGGCGGATAATGCTATTATGGGACTGCATTTAAAACCTCCTCTGAATTGGGAGGTGAATTACACTCGCTCAAATGATGAAGTTCCGAATCACTGTCGACGTTTCCCATCTCCTACAATGACATCGGGAAGACAGCCCCTTATGTATTCGGACATGGGGTTGCACTCCTCAAACTCCAGGCAATCTCCTCGTTTTATCGAAATGAGAGGAACTGATTCTTCTATGG CAGTTATCCGCCCTATTAGGAATAACTCAATGACTCCAGAATTCCTGACCTGTTCTGTATGCAGTATAGAAGCGTTGCTCGTGTGCACGATTTGCAAGACCCGATACTGCTCACCAAGATGCCAGAGAAGTGATTGGCCTTCTCATCAATCAATTTGCAAACCAATACC GGACCTAGTTACGGAACTGCCAGATGCGTTTTATATGAATGGGATTGGCTCTACAACTCTCCGAAATTATCCGAACATGCAAAACGGAAGAACGTCAGTTGCCATTCAGCAGtctcatgacacatcctccgAAGAATTC GGTACACGCTCTCCAAACCAAAAGGAAGGATCAAATCAATTGTTGTCCGTGACGGTACATCGCAATCTTGAAAATGGGTCTTAA
- the LOC124343631 gene encoding complement C1q-like protein 4 yields the protein MNNQLDNKAERQALYITNQKVLALSNDVNAIKSPSSINKMPTSCGDLKDIGFVKSGIYSVIDNSKVENVYCDFTKPSDAGLQKLIGYVNVKTTPVYFYAQRTGFYSTTGTALPFDDVKINIGNAMDTSSGIFNDPTPGKYFFAYTGLCSDKDTKIQLQNQTMAVTWTAIGESHCTPYNALAIQATVQLDEDDEVQIYLLEGTIHDGDGNHFSNFFGWLLEEDLVL from the exons ATGAATAACCAATTGGATAACAAAGCCGAAAGACAAGCTCTATACATAACAAACCAAAAAGTGTTGGCATTGAGCAACGATGTGAACG CCATCAAGAGCCCCAGTTCGATTAATAAAATGCCCACTTCATGTGGAGATCTCAAGGACATTGGCTTTGTAAAAAGCGGAATATACTCTGTCATAGACAACAGTAAAGTCGAAAACGTCTACTGCGATTTTACTAAACCAAGCGATGCAG GTCTCCAGAAATTGATCGGATATGTAAATGTCAAGACTACCCCTGTTTATTTTTACGCCCAGAGAACAGGGTTTTACAGCACTACCGGTACAGCCCTTCCATTTGACGATGTCAAGATTAATATTGGCAATGCCATGGATACTTCGTCTGGAATATTTAACGATCCTACACcgggaaaatatttcttcgcTTACACTGGTCTGTGTTCCgacaaagacacaaaaattcaactACAGAACCAGACTATGGCCGTGACATGGACAGCAATCGGAGAATCTCATTGCACACCGTATAATGCTTTGGCGATTCAGGCAACTGTACAACTTGATGAAGACGATGAAGTGCAAATATACCTTCTTGAAGGAACAATTCATGACGGGGATGGTAACCATTTCAGCAACTTTTTCGGATGGCTACTAGAGGAAGATTTGGTTCTTTGA
- the LOC124325269 gene encoding uncharacterized protein LOC124325269, translated as MTNIDQKGAAVLKQSDVALYVDAIVSLEAYPEASSQDRLASLVSKLSSTLQCRLMVELDAQVNSRFMDNVSCQFIFMEICETFLSCELSVLLAPDALGLLKCFILIENPKWLESLLSKMINVPDQEGTIGLLMQFLSDQSLWNLAESSESGKTSLISILNRYSTLLFDKLSAIKEIVKSPSNFQWNYDCDLLLSSVTKYIQFVMQVKRNPKLADLQPIPSISLLLSQMNFDQIWHILEGFHKSSSKHWKTSFCYSDVMHEICAFVVSAMKKSEVTQRRDVVSNVVRSLLHFLENSLLQSLFMEVCVFQAAGCWSHDIKCEFFSDIISSNEVWCKLDSDTKLDILNTCATHIESWITEECNKLDENSWILNTQEELFNCIHLFFLIEEHRFDPKQKNIIRSFQPYLKKLPRHHLRKFMLDLHMSIVTTKPCIKKFSKTVTKL; from the exons ATGACCAACATTGACCAGAAAGGAGCTGCCGTTCTCAAACAGTCAGATGTAGCTTTATACGTGGATGCAATTGTATCTTTGGAGGCGTACCCGGAAGCCTCCAGTCAAGATAGACTAGCATCGTTGGTCTCCAAGCTTTCTTCGACCTTGCAATGCCGTTTGATGGTGGAATTGGATGCCCAGGTCAACTCGCGCTTCATGGATAATGTATCCTGCCAGTTTATTTTCATGGAAATTTGCGAGACTTTTCTTAGTTGCGAATTAAGCGTTCTCCTCGCTCCGGACGCTCTTGGACtgctgaaatgttttattctaATTGAAAATCCAAAATGGCTCGAGTCTTTGCTCTCCAAAATGATCAATGTTCCAGATCAAGAAGGAACGATTGGCTTGTTGATGCAATTCCTTTCGGATCAATCTTTATGGAATCTTGCCGAATCATCGGAATCAGGAAAAACGTCACTGATATCCATTTTAAATCGATACTCAACGCTGTTATTCGATAAATTGTCAGCCATTAAAGAGATTGTCAAGTCaccttcaaactttcaatggaatTACGACTGCGATTTGCTACTATCTAGCGTGACTAAGTACATTCAGTTTGTGATGCAAGTGAAACGGAACCCCAAACTAGCAGATCTCCAACCAATACCCTCCATCTCGTTGCTGTTGTCTCAAATGAACTTTGACCAAATTTGGCACATCCTTGAAGGCTTTCACAAATCCAGTAGCAAGCACTGGAAAACCTCTTTCTGCTATTCTGACGTGATGCATGAAATCTGCGCGTTTGTAGTTTCTGCAATGAAGAAATCCGAAGTAACGCAACGAAGAGATGTAGTCTCAAATGTGGTCAGAagccttcttcattttctcgaAAATTCATTGTTGCAATCGCTGTTCATGGAAGTGTGTGTATTTCAAGCTGCCGGATGCTGGTCCCACGACATCAAATGCGAATTTTTCAGTGATATCATCTCTTCAAATGAAGTTTGGTGTAAACTAGATTCTGATACCAAATTGGATATTCTGAACACGTGTGCTACGCACATCGAGTCATGGATAACTGAAGAATGCAACAAATTGGATGAAAACTCCTGGATTCTGAATACCCAAGAAGAATTGTTCAATTGCATTcaccttttcttcttgattGAAGAGCATCGGTTCGATcccaaacaaaagaatattatTCGATCCTTTCAAccgtatttgaaaaaattgccaCGCCATCATCTACGGAAGTTTATGCTCGACCTCCACATGTCGATAGTCACGACGAAGCCCTGCATCAAGAAATTCTCA AAGACGGTGACAAAATTGTGA